The segment GAGAACCAGCCCGCCCAATCAACCGGGCGGGCTGGTTCTCTGCTGGGTTTAGCGTCCTACAAACACTGCCGTGGTCAGCGCTGGCACCGTCACACTGTTGCCTGAGGACTGACTGCTCTTGACGGTCGCGTCCGTGCTGGCCGCCAGTACCGGATGCAGGCGCAGATTCAGGCCGGTGAGCTTCGCGTCCGTGTAGGTCACGGCCTTCCCACTGGCGTTGAAGACCACCACGACGTGTGGGTAGGGATTGGTCGCCGACACGGCGCCGCTGAGCTTCATGACGATCAGGCCCGGCGTCTGCTGCGGACCGACGTTCAGGAAGGTCAGGTTCTGCTGAACCTCCTGGGTGGTCGCCATGCGAAACAGCGTGGAGGAGTAACGCACGCGCAGCATCTCGCGGTAGTGGTCTGCTGCCCGGGTGATGTCGGCTGGGGTGACCTTCAGAGCTGCGTTGGCGAGCAATGGGCGGTACAGGTCCCAGTTCGCAGCGTTCTTCTCGGCGGGCGGCAGGCCCTTGCCAAAGCCGTTGGTCTGGCGGGTGAAATCCAGCGTGTTAAACCAGTCGCCACTGTTGTAGCTGTCGGTGTCGAAGGATTTGCTGCGCAGGATCTCGTCGCCCGCGTAGCTGAAGGGCAGACCCTGGCCCAGCAGAATCAGGCTGTGGGCCAGGTTCTGCATGCGCACACGCTGGGCGCTGTTGGCAGCAGCGGGAGCCTTGAGCAGCACGGCATCCCAGAGTGTCTGGTTGTCGTGCGCGCTGGCGTAGTTGATGGTCTCGCGCGGTGAGGAGGCGTACCCGACCGGCGCGGCACCGTAGGCCAGGTCCGCACCCTTGATGGTCTGGCCGGAGGCATTCGTGAAGCGGTAGTCGCGCAGGTTGCCGCTGAGGCCCACGCGGATATGATCGGCCAGCCGCAGGGCCGCGTCACGGTTGGTGTTCTGGGGCAGGCCGTTGGGCAGGGTGAACAGCCCGGTCGCGAAGCCCTGGTCACGCAGGCCGCCGAAGGGGTTGCCGCCCCGGATGGCGTCGCGGATACGGTCGTTGAAGGTGCCGATGCCCTGACCGTACACGTTGAGCTGCGTGGCATTGACGCCGCGTCGGTTCTTCTCCACTTCCCCAAAATCCCAGCCCTCACCGTACAGGTAGATCTGCCGGCCGTCCACGCCGTCTTTCTGCACGGTCAGGGCGTCCAGGGCCTGTCGGGCGGCCTGCATGTCCGCGAGCATGTGGTGGCCCATCAGGTCAAAGCGGAAGCCGTCGACCTTGTAGGCGCGGGCCATCAGAACCAGCGTGTCGACCATGAGCCTGCGCATCATGGTGTGCTCGGTGGCGGTGTTGGCGCAGCAGGTGGAGGTCTCCACGGCGCCGTCCGCGTTGAGGCGGTGGTAGTACCCCGGCACGATCCGGTCGAGCACGCTGCGCTCGGCCTGCCCGCTGGCGTTGGTGTGGTTGAATACCACGTCCTGCACCACCCGCAGCCCGGCGTTGTTAAGTGCCATGACCATCTGGCGGTACTCCAGGATGCGCTGGTCCGGGCGAACGGCGTAGCTGCCTTCCGGCACCATGAAGTGGTAGGGGTCGTAGCCCCAGTTGTAGGGGTCGGCGTCCTTTATGGACGTGATAGTCTTCTGCTGCTCCTCGCTATTGGGCGCCAGCCGGCTGAGGTCCGGGGTGAACTTCCACTGTCCCTTGTCCTCGTTAATGGTGGCGATATCGAAGGTGGGCAGTAGATGCACGGCCTTGAGCCCCGCATCGGCCAGGGACTTGAGGTGCTTCATGCCGTTGCTGCCGGCCTGCGTGAAGGCCAGGTAGGTGCCGCGCTGGGCCGCCGGAACACTGGCATCGGCCGCGCTGAAGTCACGCAGGTGCAGTTCGTAGAAGCTGAGGTCGGAAACCGAACGCAGCGCAGGTTTGCGCAGCGCGGCCCACCCGGCCGGCGTATGCGCCGCGTCGCTGAGATCCACGAACAGGCTGCGGGTGCTGTTGAGGCTCAGGCCCACGGAATAAGGGTCGGTGACCAGATTCGTCTCGACCTTCCCGGTACTCGGGGCAAACACCTTGACCTCGAAGCGGTAGCCCATGCCTTTCCAGCCCGCGTCTCCGGTGGCGGTCCAGACGCCCTGGGCGCTGCGTGTCATGGGCACCGTGCGCTCACCCGTGCCGTCGGCCTTCGAGACGCGCAGGGCCACGTTCTGAGCGGTGGGAGCCCAGAGGTGAACCGTGGGCTTCCCGCCCTGCCAGGTCACGCCCAGCGGCCCATTATAGGCGTAAAGGTCATCCAGCGCCCGCGCCGTCTGCACGCTGGTGGCGTCCAGCACGATGCCGTCCGGCATCACCGAGGACACGGCGAGCTGACCACGCAGCGCCTCGGGCAGCCGGGCGCGGTCCTCAGCCCGCACCT is part of the Deinococcus malanensis genome and harbors:
- the pulA gene encoding pullulanase-type alpha-1,6-glucosidase: MKKLATLLTVVLAASAAAQTSLPANVARVHYQRADNAYAGWGLHAWEDTAVTVDWAKPLAPVGQDDWGAYFDIPLKAGAQKVGFIVHKGDQKDHNVDLWIDVTKGRELFVKSGSTLVAYAKGAPLNVDASKTPVAQAAPAKAAATAPAQGVPQGVLRVRYLRPDGKYEGWGLHAWEDTTATVEWTKPLVPTGVDAGGAYWDVPLKAGAARVGFIVHKGDEKDPGADMFADLTKGREVLVTSGKADFAYVSADPPVPAGMTRINYYRPDGKYEGWGLHAWEDTTATVEWTKPLNQTGRSSFGVYWDVPMKTDWKKLGFIIHKGDEKDPGPDLFLNREQGQQAWIVSGQPTLHTTRPDTTVRRVGDLMRQQAIMLSRDLIAVKPELVQPGALLTLHAAPNAGLSLTPAGIQGGSTLTLEEVPGGLTAAQRTRTPHLANYKLLQVRAEDRARLPEALRGQLAVSSVMPDGIVLDATSVQTARALDDLYAYNGPLGVTWQGGKPTVHLWAPTAQNVALRVSKADGTGERTVPMTRSAQGVWTATGDAGWKGMGYRFEVKVFAPSTGKVETNLVTDPYSVGLSLNSTRSLFVDLSDAAHTPAGWAALRKPALRSVSDLSFYELHLRDFSAADASVPAAQRGTYLAFTQAGSNGMKHLKSLADAGLKAVHLLPTFDIATINEDKGQWKFTPDLSRLAPNSEEQQKTITSIKDADPYNWGYDPYHFMVPEGSYAVRPDQRILEYRQMVMALNNAGLRVVQDVVFNHTNASGQAERSVLDRIVPGYYHRLNADGAVETSTCCANTATEHTMMRRLMVDTLVLMARAYKVDGFRFDLMGHHMLADMQAARQALDALTVQKDGVDGRQIYLYGEGWDFGEVEKNRRGVNATQLNVYGQGIGTFNDRIRDAIRGGNPFGGLRDQGFATGLFTLPNGLPQNTNRDAALRLADHIRVGLSGNLRDYRFTNASGQTIKGADLAYGAAPVGYASSPRETINYASAHDNQTLWDAVLLKAPAAANSAQRVRMQNLAHSLILLGQGLPFSYAGDEILRSKSFDTDSYNSGDWFNTLDFTRQTNGFGKGLPPAEKNAANWDLYRPLLANAALKVTPADITRAADHYREMLRVRYSSTLFRMATTQEVQQNLTFLNVGPQQTPGLIVMKLSGAVSATNPYPHVVVVFNASGKAVTYTDAKLTGLNLRLHPVLAASTDATVKSSQSSGNSVTVPALTTAVFVGR